The Besnoitia besnoiti strain Bb-Ger1 chromosome Unknown contig00114, whole genome shotgun sequence genomic sequence cgtatatcttactaccggattggttctatgctttactaaatcaatagttataatgactacagcttccaagcaaacatgattaccgtgatattgaaatccaacacttttagctgtcttaagcagtccagtggggtggtggtgtactgcaatcataaagaacttggttgtctgtatctcataaccggagtcatcttcagtattctaggaactataatgtctttgtttattcgatttgagtgaacacataagatcatcgaatttaacggtatgctcctgaaagtaacggtacaagctgtaaacaaaggactccttaacttaaactgaggagtcaagtaggtacaaaccgtacaaggattaattatgtccatctgtgcatctaagttgagactatcggttatatattttagacgctaacttcccggctaaactttgacttattaaaccagcctggatcataaaagtactatgtatggtaagattgagcgtggactatcgaatgaaacaatgtgctccaacgctagtctaagtctctaacataccttttacctacaactgtacggaacgtaacaaacctccaggcaaagaacttggtattctgttctaattcccgtggtaaacacagtcaacgaatggcggaaggagcattcatatgttatgcagtgtcttaggagagatactctagatttagcattcatctacagctacggtaactgttgtgtttaaatagcggttaacctttccttttccttacgtactcagggcatgcaataccaatcagataacaactgaagctagactccatgttacacttactaaaatgggattcctaggttgatataaactacctttttctggggagtatatactacgagttggactactggtttagatcttgaaggtctttgtttaccggatccaagttctcttgtgcttttcatgaccatcatgttaagtgcattagcagagcatagttaagattgataactattgtggatatagaaccaattgaacaccatgtattaatataacaaagataatcagggtaatctggtatccttcttggcataacgttgaaaccaagtatatgcatagggatgaaaattaataagatactacctaagaagactacaaaccagatgcttaaatatggagaagcaccggtatttacatggaatagatttacagtatctccgaacatatctctgctatagaagataaagcacatatagtagctagtactgcaccaagagataatacgaaatggaaatgagctacaatatagtatgtatcatgtagggcaatatccataccagcgttacccataactacacctgtagtaccacctagagtaaacaataggataaaactaagagcagcccatagatctacagttcttgtagttgtatggctagccatataggtacctaaccagttgaaaatcttagtaccggtaggaattgcaatcataatagtcatagcagagaaataagctctggtatctacctctagaccgactgtcatcatatgatgtgcccatactaaggaacctagaatagaaatacaacccatagctaagatcatagattgtccaccgaagacagatctagcagcatacatagataatgtctgcgagactacaccaaaagcaggtaaaattagaatgtatacctctggatgtccgaagaaccagaatagatgttgataaagtacactatcaccagaatacatagaatcataaaattcagtgtttacgtgtagatcaagaaggatcataactaatccaccagtaagaataggtagagtgaagactaacataagggcagtaaatatgatagcccagatatatagaatatagttcttagcaccagcattagaacccatgaagacgcaagtaccaaggaagttaatagaacttaaaatactactaattcctagtactgcaagacctccgataatccaatcagttgcctctggatttaacaccatcaagctagtacttagtggaggatacattgtccaaccaagaccactaccaaactcggaacaaatactttgagttaacaacacagaacctaatggtactagaaaataggagatcgcgttagttcttgggaaaacgacttccgaaccaccaatatatattggtacaaagaagttaccatatcctccgtacaaagcaggcattaagaacataaagatcatagctaggccatgtatcgttattatcacattataagtagctatcgtctctgtacaaatgatccgcgatccagaactgtataactcaaatcgaataaacaaagacattatagttcctagaatactgaagatgactccggttatgagatacagacaaccaagttctttatgattgcagtacaccaccaccccactggactgcttaagacagctaaaagtgttggatttcaatatcacggtaatcatgtttgcttggaagctgtagtcattataactattgatttagtataagcatagaaccaatccggtagtaagatatacgatagtagctaatctaccatataagatataagtcgcttgtggaatagcactaccaataataatcaagaagatcatactgtatacccaaataattacccatccactgactacatttcgagtcataaaatgttgtcgtatcaacattcgagtattcaaagctcgaatttcagataaaagagctaagttaatgagagaggacataaatactaacaaaccaccggttttggatgggattacttttaacaccgcataatatgctaaaaagtaccattcaggtacgatatgaagcggagttacaaaccggttcactggtatggagttatctgggtgcgataattcaatcaaaccaaaagccgtttgtaagaaaattaaaccaattagataatatggtagatagggaacaaactgtctccagacgttcttaacccagctcacgtattacatctgacggtgaactagcgttcctaactgaatcttgttcaataacaagggagtaatgagccgacatggaggtgctgatacaatccgaggattagaactcccaatattatctgacctgttatccccggcgtaccttacgaccgttatatgatttagagatagaatgtaatgtggattaatatccacatggtttctacaaagtgtagatataaaatagtgaatggttctgtaaagatcttgcataacatacctttagatttgcttagcattatagagcttgtaggcatgtaagtaactaaagaactatagatactttgagtgaagaatacaaggatagctccaacaataacatggctaaaatgtataccagttaagatgaaaagtccattaccaaatgcattatcattaatataaagagatagtcctaagtattccgtacagactaacattaagaaggcgactaccaaagtgaatgtcatgatattcgtacagcttgtatacaaatgttggtttttcaaatatacgctggataccactatacttaatgcacttaacatgatggtcatgaaaagcacaagagaacttggatccggtaaacaaagaccttcaagatctaaaccagtagtccaactcgtagtatatactcccagaaaaagctgataaataatcctgtctcagagatgataactccaagtacgatgctactgattagactagcatctgagtagtagtctccgctgttaagatgagtgagaacaagaatccatatattacgcctagaacataaccgatgtggaataatcttaatgtagtaggatattgaaatccaacacttttagctgtcttaagcagtccagtggggtggtggtgtactgcaatcataaagaacttggttgtctgtatctcataaccggagtcatcttcagtattctaggaactataatgtctttgtttattcgatttgaaacacataagatcatcgaatttaacggtatgctcctgaaagtaacggtacaagctgtaaacaaaggactccttaacttaaactgaggagtcaagtaggtaca encodes the following:
- a CDS encoding cytochrome b (encoded by transcript BESB_018890), whose amino-acid sequence is MSAHYSLVIEQDSFVPYLPYYLIGLIFLQTAFGLIELSHPDNSIPVNRFVTPLHIVPEWYFLAYYAVLKVIPSKTGGLLVFMSSLINLALLSEIRALNTRMLIRQHFMTRNVVSGWVIIWVYSMIFLIIIGSAIPQATYILYGRLATIVYLTTGLVLCLY